The sequence AGCAAGCTTCGGGATTCTCGACACGGCGCGCATGACGATGGCCATCCATCGCGTGGCCTATCGGCTGGAAAGGGCACAAGAGAAGATTCGCAACGCCGGGCTTCCACAACCTCTCGCCGATCGTCTCGCCCTCGGCCGCTGAAAGCCCGGCCCCGGGGGGTCGGAAATTCTTCCCTGCGTCTTTGCGACTTGGAGTCTTTGCGTTTGTTCTGGGATAAATGAATCCCCCGGGGCCAGCGTATTGCGGGGGCCAACGCCCGGGGGACTCGTAATGGCGGGACGTTTGTTTCTTGTGGGGGACTCTATTCGTTGACGGCGCGGTTGATCGCTCGGCGCAGACCGTGCTCGCCAGCACCCCGTCCCTCGTCCGAGGGAGTGGTGCCGAACCGCAGTACGAAACGCCCTCCCGTGGTCAACGAGAGGTTGTCGATGAGCCTTCGCGTCAAATCCTGCCACCGCCAGCTGCGCTTCCGCCCCAGCAGCGTTCGGAGAGATCTCCGGAGCTCCGGGTCGGCGGCGGAGTACGAGACTTCGCCTTCGGCGGCACGAATGCCGATGTGGAAGCGGATTTTCCCTACGCGCTCCGAACCACGGTAAATGCCGATGCCGAACTCTTGCGTATCGAGCAATGCCATCGCCATGTCGCTGACTCCTTCAAGCCAGGACCTCGGCATTTCAGGTCCTGGGAGAGTTTGTGTTTTGGGTCTGTGCCCGAACACTTAGCAAGAACCGTGCCCCATCGCAAGCGCGGGGCTCGTAACATGATAGGCGGGTGGGATCACGCCGAACCACTACCCGTCGTGGTGCCTGGATAGAGCGATCACAATTTGACGTGGTGATTTCCCACCAACGGTGTGGAGCCATTGGCACCGCGCGAAGCTAAGTTCTTGATTACAAGGAATTAATAGTGCCACGCCACGTCGACGGCTTTTCCCCACACTTCGTCCGAGGAAAGCCGGCAATCGACCACCTCGACCGTGCGACCTCTTGGGGCCCAGCTCGCCGGGTCGGTCGTGCCGAACAGAGCGACCGTGGGCGCACCCGCGGCCGCGGCGAGGTGGCTTACGCCCGAGTCGTTTCCGAGATAGAGCGTCGCGCGGGCGAGCAGAGCCGCGAGAACCGCGAGCTCGAGGTGCCGGGCGACAACGCCGCCAACGCTTCTGGCGACGGTTCGGACGACGTCTCGGTCCGACTCACCCTCGATCCACAGGACTTCAAGACCTTCCTGACGCGCTCTTCGCGCCACCCCCGCGAACCGCTCCCAAGGCCAGTTCTTCTGAAGGCTTCCGCTCGAAGGGTGTATGGCGATGAATCTCGACTGCCCCAGCCCATTCTCGTTCAGAAACCGCGCGGCGCCCAGATGGCTCGATTCGCGAATCACGAGCTCCGGAGCCCCACACCCGGGATCGATCCCGAGCGGCGCGAGAGTGCTCGAGAGATGGTCGGATGCGTGAGCTCCTACAGGGGGACGGCTCGAACCTTCTACGATCTCGGCACTCCTCGCCAACTCGCGCAGTCGAGGGAGATTCGACCAGGCCACGATGTATTGGAACGACGACAGAAAACCAGTCAGCGGTTCGTCCCAGGAGCCTGGCTCGAAGAAGGCTCCGAACAAAGCCCGGTCGAACGAGTGAACGGCCGACGCGTGCACGTCGTCGTGGGCCAGTCTCGCCGCCGGCAACGAACCGACCAGCTCCACCGCCCCCGTCGGTCCCACGGCTCGCCTCAACGAAGCGAGCGCGGGAAACGCGAGGAGCGTGTCTCCCAGAGCTCCGGGCCGGATGACGAGGATGCGCGCCCCGCCGAGGGGTGCTAAACTATCGTCTGCGCCAAGCATCAAAATTCAGGGAGTTTCGCCAATGAAATGGAAGCGAGTCCTTGCCATTGCCGTTCTGGTTTGCCTGACCGCGGTGTCCTTCGCCGCCGCCCAGGATGACGTCGAGAGCTTGATGTCCCGCGCGAAGCAGTTGTACGGCTCCGGTAACTTCCGCGCTGCGCTCGAGCCGCTAATGCGGATCGTAGACCTCGATCCGGAGCGCGCCGACGCGCTCTATCTGCTGGGCTATGCCCACGTGATGCTGCGCGAATACCCGACGTCGGTGGATTGGTTCGGGAGAGCGTTTGCCGCCGATCCCACATTCGATCCGCGTACGATCTACCATCTCCCCGGAGCCGCCGAGTAGCGATTATTCGATTATTTCCGTGCAACTAGCTCGTATTGTTCCTGGTAGATGTTGTGGTCTGCCCGGATCTCGACGTCCTGCTTCAACATCGACTTGAGCTCCTCGACGACCGGGGCCTCCTTGCCTTTGAGGGCGCGGGCAACCTCGGGGTGAACCCGGAGCGTGAGCCCCCTCGAGAAATCGGTCATGCTCTTGCGAACCTCATCGACGATCTCGTAGGCCACCGTCGTCGGTGACTTGACCCACGAGCTTCCCTGGCACAGGGGACATGGCCGACAGAGCACACGCTCCAGGGAACGCTTGACGCGCTTTCGCGTGAGGACGACGAGCCCGAACTCGTTGATCTGAACGCTTTTCGTCGGAGAACGATCCCGGCGCAGAGCTTGCTCGAGGGCGGCGAAGACCTTGTGCTGGTTCCGGCGCTCCTCCATATCGATGAAGTCGATGACGATGATACCGCCGAGATCTCGCAGTCGAATCTGGTGGACGATCTCGTCCGCCGCCTCGAGGTTGATGCGGGTTATCGTGTCCTCGAGCCGTTTCTCCCCGGTGTAGCGACCGGTGTTGACGTCGATGGCTACGAGCGCCTCGGTCTGGTTGATGACGATGTATCCTCCCGATTTGAGCCAGACCTTGCTCCTCAGGGCTTTGTCGATTTCCGACTGGACGCCGTACTCCTCGAAGATCGGATAGTTCTTCGAGTAGTACTTCACCCGGTGGAGGAGTTGAGGCTGAATCTGCCGAACATAATTCAGCACCTGGTCGAACACTTCCTCGGAGTTGATTCGGATGGCGGAGAACTCCGGAGACAGAACGTCGCGAATGTACTTGAAGACGAGGCCCAGATCCTTGTGCACCAGAGCCGGGGCCTTGAGGTGGTCGGCCTTTTGGCAGATCTCGTTCCACTTCTGTTCCAGGTAGCGAAGGTCGGCGACGATCGTCTCGTCGTCCTTTCCTTGCGCCGCGGTGCGGACGATGAACCCCCCGCTTCTTTGGCGCGCCTTCTGGATGAGCTTCCGCAGCCGAGCTCGCTCTTCGGCCGACTCGATCTTTCTGGAGACGCCGATGTGATCGACCGTCGGCATGTAGACCAAGAGACGTCCGGGAAGACTGACGTAAGAAGTAATGCGGGCCCCTTTCGTCCCCAGCGGCTCCTTTGCGACCTGGACCAGTACCTCCTGTCCCTGGGTCAAGAGCTGATCGATCGATTGGCCATCTCCTTTGGCGGCACGAATCTCACGCTCGGTCTCGACGATCTTCTCTTCTTCCTCCGTGAGGTAGTCGTCATCCTCGAGCACGTCCGAGACGTAGAGAAACGCGTCCCGCTCGAGTCCAACGTCCACGAAAGCCGATTGCATTCCCGGGAGGACGCGGTTGACGCGTCCCTTGTAAATGTTGCCGGCGACGCCCCG is a genomic window of Vicinamibacteria bacterium containing:
- a CDS encoding glycosyltransferase family 9 protein, translated to MLGADDSLAPLGGARILVIRPGALGDTLLAFPALASLRRAVGPTGAVELVGSLPAARLAHDDVHASAVHSFDRALFGAFFEPGSWDEPLTGFLSSFQYIVAWSNLPRLRELARSAEIVEGSSRPPVGAHASDHLSSTLAPLGIDPGCGAPELVIRESSHLGAARFLNENGLGQSRFIAIHPSSGSLQKNWPWERFAGVARRARQEGLEVLWIEGESDRDVVRTVARSVGGVVARHLELAVLAALLARATLYLGNDSGVSHLAAAAGAPTVALFGTTDPASWAPRGRTVEVVDCRLSSDEVWGKAVDVAWHY
- a CDS encoding Rne/Rng family ribonuclease, which encodes MIVSHSALQTRLAILEDGVVSEVAFERERSRGVAGNIYKGRVNRVLPGMQSAFVDVGLERDAFLYVSDVLEDDDYLTEEEEKIVETEREIRAAKGDGQSIDQLLTQGQEVLVQVAKEPLGTKGARITSYVSLPGRLLVYMPTVDHIGVSRKIESAEERARLRKLIQKARQRSGGFIVRTAAQGKDDETIVADLRYLEQKWNEICQKADHLKAPALVHKDLGLVFKYIRDVLSPEFSAIRINSEEVFDQVLNYVRQIQPQLLHRVKYYSKNYPIFEEYGVQSEIDKALRSKVWLKSGGYIVINQTEALVAIDVNTGRYTGEKRLEDTITRINLEAADEIVHQIRLRDLGGIIVIDFIDMEERRNQHKVFAALEQALRRDRSPTKSVQINEFGLVVLTRKRVKRSLERVLCRPCPLCQGSSWVKSPTTVAYEIVDEVRKSMTDFSRGLTLRVHPEVARALKGKEAPVVEELKSMLKQDVEIRADHNIYQEQYELVARK